The genomic segment TTTTTCAAAAAAATAACTTGATACAATACATAAAGCCTTACCTTTATCCTCTATATGATCAGGCATTTCCCCCCAGTCAAAAACAGAATACCTATCTGAAAATATAAATCTACCTAATCCTGGTTCTCTTTCATATGGGGTTTTTATAACATAAAGGTCCTTTACACTACCCAATTTTTAACTCCCTGTCAGAATTCTCAATTTCATTTTTAATTTTTTCCTGGTATTCTTTGATTTTTTTTTCAAGATTTTTATCCTTTAAAGCAAGTATTTTTAAAGCAGAAAGTGCAGCTCCTTCAGGTTCTAATACTGTAAGTGGTGCAACACCAGAAGGCATTCTCAAAGTGGAAAAAATATCAAAGCCGCTATATTTTTCACTGTATGGGGGACAAGCTATACAGGGTTTTGTTGTATTTGCATCAACGAATCCACTTAAAGCATTACTTTTCCCAGCAACAGTT from the candidate division WOR-3 bacterium genome contains:
- the purE gene encoding 5-(carboxyamino)imidazole ribonucleotide mutase, which translates into the protein MKVVIIMGSKQDLEHSKKIAEKLKEFEVECVLRIASAHKTPLKVLEILKEYENEDAIFITVAGKSNALSGFVDANTTKPCIACPPYSEKYSGFDIFSTLRMPSGVAPLTVLEPEGAALSALKILALKDKNLEKKIKEYQEKIKNEIENSDRELKIG